The following proteins are co-located in the Myxococcus fulvus genome:
- a CDS encoding AsmA family protein codes for MNRRAPSHHHALKVALGVVAVALVLLVVALAVKPSWLGERLRGQVETVATRALGHKVTLEKLDAHWFPRPGATLTNLRAEGEGDEPVFIEAPRASATVQLWPLVRSLGKDVRVGAVKLEAPRVNLVRREDGTWNYEAVGKAPGGSSAEEGRETSVEALRIRDGVVQVTDRQAAGGTAVAVLQDLDVDLEHVGPGLPLEGSLKGAVAAAKQNVDVDFKVDPLPTRKPEPGQPWPTVTMHLRGRDLSVRAFRDFLPPSASASFTGGLVDVDAQVKTEAGHYVLSGHGAAKGLRLRGDPASGSFDFGARVDPANPRATKLDFTRLALSGPGVELGGTASVQVAPVRVRFALEGKELDLSHLLGALPPESQAQSSSAALPASLRARLEKVEVDGVLGLASLRHGALQATDVKAQAKLDDGVLVVQRGEATVYGGRADLSGTKVDLTKSRPAWTLKADLEGMDTARAFQALSGQSSLQGRASGELHLVGQGLDWATQREHVTGGGSVRLRDGALSTADLGATLAPVLARGLTQLGQPGSAERVQKAGKGTRLRDLSARFDVRDGWVSFSEPMAFQSDLGDGTLKGRVGLDQRLELEGTVEASKDFVSSLTGGVVPVKAPVSIPLTITGTLKEPKVSAGSPTDIAKGLLPAVPKALEDPVNQARKGLGDLFRRPRK; via the coding sequence ATGAACAGGAGAGCCCCTTCGCATCACCACGCCTTGAAGGTCGCGCTCGGCGTCGTGGCCGTGGCGCTGGTGCTGCTGGTCGTCGCGTTGGCGGTGAAGCCTTCCTGGCTCGGCGAGCGGCTGCGCGGTCAGGTCGAGACGGTCGCCACCCGTGCCCTCGGTCACAAGGTCACCCTGGAGAAGCTGGACGCCCATTGGTTCCCGCGACCGGGCGCCACCCTCACGAACCTGCGGGCCGAGGGTGAAGGCGACGAGCCCGTCTTCATCGAGGCACCTCGCGCGAGCGCCACCGTCCAGCTCTGGCCCCTCGTCCGGAGCCTCGGCAAGGACGTGCGCGTGGGCGCGGTGAAGCTCGAGGCGCCACGGGTGAACCTGGTCCGGCGGGAGGACGGGACGTGGAACTACGAGGCCGTGGGCAAGGCCCCGGGAGGTTCCAGCGCGGAGGAAGGAAGGGAGACCTCCGTCGAGGCGCTGAGGATTCGCGATGGCGTCGTGCAGGTGACGGACCGACAGGCGGCGGGGGGCACGGCCGTGGCCGTGCTCCAGGACCTGGATGTGGACCTGGAGCACGTGGGCCCCGGCCTGCCGCTCGAGGGCTCACTGAAGGGGGCGGTGGCCGCCGCGAAGCAGAACGTGGACGTGGACTTCAAGGTCGACCCGCTCCCCACTCGCAAGCCGGAGCCGGGGCAGCCCTGGCCCACGGTGACGATGCACCTGCGCGGCAGGGACCTCTCCGTGCGCGCGTTCCGCGACTTCCTGCCCCCCTCGGCGAGCGCCTCCTTCACCGGGGGCCTGGTGGACGTCGACGCGCAGGTGAAGACGGAGGCGGGGCACTACGTCCTCTCGGGCCACGGAGCGGCGAAGGGGCTGCGGCTTCGCGGAGACCCGGCCAGCGGCTCGTTCGACTTCGGCGCGCGGGTGGACCCGGCCAACCCGAGGGCCACGAAGCTGGACTTCACCCGCCTCGCGCTTTCGGGCCCAGGCGTCGAGCTGGGGGGAACCGCGTCGGTCCAGGTGGCGCCGGTGCGCGTCCGGTTCGCGCTGGAGGGCAAGGAGCTCGACCTGAGCCACCTGCTCGGCGCGCTCCCGCCCGAGTCGCAGGCGCAGTCGTCCTCCGCGGCGCTCCCGGCCTCGCTGCGCGCGCGACTGGAGAAGGTGGAGGTGGACGGTGTGCTCGGGCTCGCAAGCCTCCGCCATGGCGCGCTCCAGGCGACGGACGTGAAGGCACAGGCGAAGCTGGATGACGGGGTGCTCGTCGTTCAACGCGGCGAGGCGACGGTGTACGGAGGCCGCGCGGACCTCTCCGGCACGAAGGTGGACCTCACGAAGTCGCGGCCCGCATGGACGCTGAAGGCGGACCTCGAGGGGATGGACACCGCGCGCGCCTTCCAGGCGCTGTCCGGCCAGTCGTCATTGCAGGGCCGCGCGAGTGGAGAGCTCCACCTGGTGGGCCAGGGGTTGGACTGGGCGACGCAGCGCGAACACGTCACTGGAGGCGGGAGCGTGCGGCTTCGGGATGGGGCCCTCTCGACGGCGGACCTGGGGGCGACGCTGGCCCCGGTCCTGGCGCGAGGGCTCACGCAGCTGGGACAGCCGGGCTCCGCGGAGCGCGTCCAGAAGGCGGGGAAGGGGACGCGGCTGCGGGACCTGAGCGCGCGGTTCGATGTCCGGGATGGCTGGGTCTCGTTCTCGGAGCCCATGGCGTTCCAGTCGGACCTGGGCGATGGGACGCTGAAGGGGCGGGTGGGGTTGGATCAACGCCTGGAGCTGGAGGGCACGGTGGAGGCCTCCAAGGACTTCGTCTCAAGCCTCACGGGGGGCGTGGTTCCGGTGAAGGCGCCGGTGTCCATCCCCCTCACCATCACCGGCACGTTGAAGGAGCCCAAGGTGAGCGCGGGCAGTCCCACGGACATCGCGAAGGGGCTGCTGCCCGCGGTGCCCAAGGCGCTCGAGGACCCGGTGAACCAGGCGCGCAAGGGCCTGGGGGATTTGTTCCGCAGACCTCGCAAGTAG
- a CDS encoding PEGA domain-containing protein → MKRFALLLCLALGASSLAAQPRVPRKKVAVLPFQAISGDVPARAGPRLAARLASEVHGTAGLALVDTPATTPSEATVDALAAAHAAVQEATTARAARDFSRADAALGRALESYADNAAHLTDGAELSDTYALRAAVRYAVGRDDEATLALTHALSIAPGRPLPLAATSPLFAHTVERVRTTHAAQPRATLRFESVPSGVEVTLDGISVGTTPVRVLHVPPGAHLWRATLPSGEVVSGVTEAVAEREVPVLLMPPGEGPAASLALALSNNQLDASTLKAASTLGRDLGADLIVLGTLSRSGSGLALDAFVLAPGDTSPRRLPRIAMDLELLDAGEPLRALAAQLASRGVEAGLGESVPLSPSPGASRGARTSQTVYAVPVEATAKPVAPARKPADAIRKPLVRP, encoded by the coding sequence ATGAAGCGATTCGCGCTCCTGCTCTGCCTCGCCCTGGGCGCCTCTTCCCTCGCCGCGCAGCCACGCGTGCCACGGAAGAAGGTGGCCGTGCTGCCCTTCCAGGCCATCTCCGGCGATGTCCCCGCCCGAGCCGGCCCTCGCCTCGCCGCGCGGCTCGCCTCCGAGGTCCATGGAACCGCCGGGCTCGCGCTCGTCGACACGCCCGCGACCACGCCTTCCGAGGCCACGGTCGACGCGCTCGCCGCCGCGCATGCCGCCGTGCAGGAGGCCACCACCGCGCGAGCCGCCCGTGACTTCTCCCGCGCGGATGCCGCACTCGGCCGCGCGCTGGAGTCCTACGCCGACAACGCCGCCCACCTCACGGACGGCGCCGAGCTCTCCGACACCTATGCCCTGCGCGCCGCCGTGCGCTACGCCGTCGGCCGCGATGACGAGGCCACCCTGGCCCTCACGCACGCCCTGTCCATCGCGCCCGGGCGGCCCCTTCCTCTCGCCGCGACGTCTCCCCTCTTCGCGCACACCGTCGAGCGCGTCCGCACCACCCACGCCGCGCAGCCTCGCGCCACCCTCCGCTTCGAGTCCGTTCCCTCCGGCGTCGAAGTCACGCTCGATGGAATCAGCGTCGGCACCACGCCCGTGCGCGTGCTGCACGTGCCTCCCGGCGCGCACCTGTGGCGCGCCACGTTGCCCTCGGGCGAGGTCGTCTCGGGCGTGACGGAGGCCGTGGCCGAGCGCGAGGTGCCCGTGCTCCTCATGCCTCCGGGGGAGGGCCCCGCCGCGTCGCTGGCGCTGGCGCTCTCCAACAACCAACTCGATGCATCCACGCTCAAAGCCGCGTCGACCCTCGGTCGCGACCTCGGCGCCGACCTCATCGTGCTCGGCACCCTGTCTCGCTCGGGCTCGGGCCTCGCCCTCGACGCGTTCGTCCTCGCGCCCGGCGACACCTCGCCACGCAGGCTGCCTCGCATCGCCATGGACCTGGAGCTGCTCGACGCGGGTGAGCCGCTGCGCGCGCTCGCGGCACAGCTCGCCTCGCGTGGCGTGGAGGCGGGGCTCGGCGAGTCCGTGCCACTCTCACCGAGTCCCGGAGCCTCGCGCGGCGCACGCACCTCGCAGACGGTCTACGCCGTGCCTGTCGAGGCCACGGCGAAGCCCGTGGCGCCCGCCCGCAAACCTGCCGATGCCATCCGCAAGCCGCTCGTCCGTCCATGA
- a CDS encoding GNAT family N-acetyltransferase, with protein MPVSVEQLGPQDADALRALLSKDPVHNLYLLGLLEEFGIAARGRIPFAFYGRFDNKLLTAAVFVGGEGGLVVPSASDASATSVIADALASSLSLKAAVGDKSSVDALLRSLSPGKPRLSRTQRLFSVSADDLGPFTNPLLRLAREEDLPRLLPLAQGYVREAMERDPLSEDPRGYEARVVQRVRQKRTYVLEENDALVLKVDIGSRSQYGAELEGLYTLPSERQKGHATLCLGQISRHLLSSLPRLTMRIDERDESTARIARKVGYLAGRTWRLVLVE; from the coding sequence ATGCCCGTCTCCGTCGAACAGCTCGGCCCCCAGGACGCGGACGCCCTGCGGGCGTTGCTCTCGAAGGACCCGGTCCACAACCTCTACCTGCTGGGGTTGCTGGAGGAGTTCGGCATCGCCGCCCGGGGCCGCATCCCCTTCGCCTTCTACGGCCGCTTCGACAACAAGCTGCTGACGGCCGCCGTCTTCGTGGGCGGAGAAGGCGGCCTCGTGGTGCCCAGCGCCAGCGACGCGAGCGCCACGAGCGTCATCGCGGACGCGCTGGCCTCCTCGCTGAGCCTGAAGGCCGCGGTGGGTGACAAGTCCTCGGTGGACGCGCTGCTGCGCAGCCTGTCCCCCGGCAAGCCCCGGCTGTCGCGTACGCAGCGGCTGTTCAGCGTGTCCGCGGATGACCTGGGCCCCTTCACCAACCCGCTCCTGCGGCTCGCGCGAGAGGAGGACCTGCCCCGCCTGTTGCCGCTGGCGCAGGGCTACGTGCGCGAGGCCATGGAGAGAGACCCGCTCTCCGAGGACCCTCGGGGCTACGAGGCGCGCGTCGTCCAGCGCGTGCGGCAGAAGCGCACCTACGTGCTGGAGGAGAACGACGCGCTGGTGCTCAAGGTCGACATCGGCAGCCGCTCCCAGTACGGCGCGGAGCTGGAGGGCCTCTACACCCTGCCCTCCGAGCGCCAGAAGGGCCACGCCACGCTGTGCCTGGGACAGATTTCCCGGCACCTGCTGTCCTCGCTGCCCCGGCTGACGATGCGCATCGACGAGCGCGACGAGAGCACCGCGCGCATCGCCCGGAAGGTCGGCTACCTGGCCGGCCGCACGTGGCGGCTGGTGCTGGTGGAGTAG
- a CDS encoding DUF378 domain-containing protein: MERLEADRLKSGLAKGMAVLAIIGAINWGLIGFFNWNLVAAIFGGETREQASALSRLIYCIVGLAGVALALTFPWRRMEATTTTTTTTLTGRRTMSGRT, encoded by the coding sequence ATGGAACGATTGGAAGCCGACCGTTTGAAGTCGGGACTCGCGAAGGGGATGGCCGTACTCGCCATCATCGGCGCCATCAACTGGGGGCTGATTGGCTTCTTCAACTGGAACCTCGTGGCGGCCATCTTCGGTGGCGAGACACGGGAGCAGGCGAGCGCTCTCTCGAGACTCATCTACTGCATCGTGGGCCTGGCGGGAGTCGCGCTCGCGCTCACGTTCCCATGGCGTCGCATGGAGGCCACCACGACCACCACGACGACCACGCTGACAGGCCGAAGAACCATGAGCGGGAGGACCTGA
- a CDS encoding patatin-like phospholipase family protein, whose product MNRSRTSLLCLVLLATLNGGCFLRTGYILEALNEPSEPKTPPLPPSFRERVGRLTRAHLVDAYADPAEVAKWMSALGGAPRPIVEQVECLRAHAGGSNATCYDAFLRATVPGGLWGLPAQPKSVNPTAPTAAEVDAQRFLGNAMGIAASLAALGDSLSDPMNPSLLNQGLREGAESAAQYVSARRWSRKLGRPSNAIVLSGGGANGAFSAGIMWRLLGVLEQCRGKPEPEGCGDARIDLAAGSSTGALISTLVDLFHTPGHEEKARDMLLGNYTCSVESDLYCVNSTWVWKIASDLKGLVRFDGVEKKLRSAVVPAQLTNGTELVSVSVDFETGDVHGVSDQDPADFSPTATDAQRVDGLINAVLASIVEPVLAEPVPWIPSSKGRHAGTFLDGGVRSGLPVLQAVQRGAERVLVISTGNLESTPVPAPDNAVTTLMRTIDLFVAQPRVGEVQQAELAAVGRRFAEYNVCALRLAQVEDPTTTEPYCRRTGTGFVPTEPRSLQAATSMWLGPARFEQVASSWRTSWMFRPESQLATASGYSFSPQVMRPLFKEGVKSFQQRCAEVLRLFEVRGTLAQNECARPVDDVVTEAESRFAPVGQCTDGKPDQRSCD is encoded by the coding sequence GTGAACCGAAGTCGGACGTCCCTGCTGTGTCTCGTGCTGCTCGCCACCCTCAATGGCGGCTGCTTCCTGCGCACCGGCTACATCCTCGAGGCGCTCAACGAGCCCTCGGAGCCGAAGACGCCTCCTTTGCCCCCCTCCTTCCGCGAGCGCGTGGGCCGCCTGACGCGCGCCCACCTGGTCGACGCCTACGCCGACCCCGCCGAGGTCGCGAAGTGGATGTCCGCCCTCGGCGGCGCCCCCCGCCCCATCGTCGAACAGGTGGAGTGCCTGCGCGCCCACGCCGGCGGCAGCAACGCCACCTGCTACGACGCCTTCCTTCGCGCCACCGTCCCGGGTGGCCTCTGGGGCCTGCCCGCCCAACCCAAGAGCGTCAACCCGACGGCGCCCACCGCCGCGGAGGTCGACGCGCAGCGCTTCCTCGGCAACGCGATGGGCATCGCCGCGTCGCTCGCCGCGCTGGGCGACTCGCTCTCGGACCCGATGAACCCCAGCCTGCTCAACCAGGGCCTGCGCGAGGGCGCCGAGTCCGCTGCGCAGTATGTGAGCGCCCGCCGCTGGAGCCGCAAGCTGGGCCGCCCCTCCAACGCCATCGTCCTCAGCGGCGGCGGCGCCAACGGAGCCTTCAGCGCCGGCATCATGTGGCGCCTGCTCGGCGTGCTCGAGCAGTGCCGCGGCAAGCCCGAGCCCGAGGGCTGCGGCGACGCGCGCATCGACCTGGCCGCTGGCTCCAGCACCGGCGCGCTCATCAGCACGCTCGTGGACCTGTTCCACACGCCCGGCCACGAAGAGAAGGCCCGCGACATGCTCCTGGGCAACTACACCTGCTCGGTGGAGTCGGACCTCTACTGCGTCAACTCCACGTGGGTGTGGAAGATTGCCTCCGACCTCAAGGGCCTGGTCCGCTTCGACGGCGTGGAGAAGAAGCTGCGCTCCGCCGTCGTCCCCGCGCAGCTCACCAACGGCACGGAGCTGGTCTCCGTCTCCGTCGACTTCGAGACCGGTGACGTCCACGGCGTCAGCGACCAGGACCCCGCGGACTTCTCGCCCACCGCCACCGATGCGCAGCGCGTGGACGGCCTCATCAACGCCGTGCTCGCCTCCATCGTCGAGCCCGTGCTCGCCGAGCCCGTCCCCTGGATTCCCTCCAGCAAGGGCCGCCACGCGGGCACCTTCCTGGATGGCGGCGTGCGCTCGGGCCTGCCCGTGCTCCAGGCCGTGCAGCGCGGCGCCGAGCGCGTGCTGGTCATCTCCACCGGCAACCTCGAGTCCACGCCCGTGCCGGCCCCGGACAACGCCGTCACCACGCTGATGCGCACCATCGACCTGTTCGTCGCCCAGCCGCGCGTGGGCGAGGTGCAGCAGGCGGAGCTCGCCGCCGTGGGCCGCCGCTTCGCCGAGTACAACGTCTGCGCGCTGCGGCTCGCGCAGGTGGAGGACCCCACCACGACGGAGCCCTACTGCCGCCGCACCGGCACGGGCTTCGTGCCCACCGAGCCGCGCTCGCTCCAGGCCGCCACCAGCATGTGGCTGGGCCCCGCCCGCTTCGAGCAGGTCGCGTCGAGCTGGCGCACCTCCTGGATGTTCCGGCCCGAGTCGCAGCTGGCCACCGCCAGCGGCTACTCGTTCTCGCCCCAGGTCATGCGCCCGCTCTTCAAGGAGGGCGTGAAGTCCTTCCAGCAGCGCTGCGCCGAGGTGCTGCGCCTGTTCGAGGTGCGCGGCACGCTCGCCCAGAACGAGTGCGCCCGCCCCGTCGACGACGTCGTCACCGAGGCCGAGTCGCGCTTCGCCCCGGTGGGCCAGTGCACCGACGGCAAGCCCGACCAGCGCTCCTGCGACTGA
- the gluQRS gene encoding tRNA glutamyl-Q(34) synthetase GluQRS: protein MSTFRGRFAPSPTGRMHLGNLRSALLGWLQARAANGRFLLRIEDLDRARCKPQYVDDLMQDLRWLGLDWDETPLIQSQRDDLYREALATLEQQGLVYPCFCTRAEIARAASAPHGLSEEGPRYPGTCAHLTSAQLSERAKTRAPAIRFRARPGEVHFIDALMGPYAQDVDAVVGDFVVRRNDGVASYQLAVVADDAATGITHVLRGDDLLSSTPRQLQLYDALAKRAPDFLHVPLVHGEDGKRLAKREGAFALAELRERGVAPERVLGLLAAWSGLGDGTPRTLDELLRAFSIEALPRSPVVAREAVLIEAVGLR, encoded by the coding sequence ATGAGCACCTTCCGCGGACGCTTCGCGCCCAGCCCCACGGGCCGGATGCACCTGGGCAACCTCCGCAGCGCGCTGCTCGGCTGGCTCCAGGCCCGCGCCGCCAACGGGCGCTTCCTCTTGCGCATCGAGGACCTCGACCGCGCTCGCTGCAAGCCCCAGTACGTCGACGACCTGATGCAGGACCTGCGCTGGCTCGGCCTCGACTGGGACGAAACTCCCCTCATCCAGAGTCAGCGCGACGACCTCTACCGCGAGGCCCTCGCCACGCTGGAGCAGCAGGGCCTCGTCTATCCGTGCTTCTGCACCCGCGCGGAGATTGCCCGCGCCGCCAGCGCGCCCCACGGCCTCTCCGAAGAAGGCCCCCGCTACCCCGGCACCTGCGCCCACCTCACCTCCGCGCAGCTCTCCGAGCGCGCCAAGACCCGCGCTCCCGCCATCCGCTTCCGCGCGCGCCCCGGCGAGGTCCACTTCATCGACGCGCTCATGGGCCCCTACGCCCAGGACGTCGACGCCGTGGTCGGTGACTTCGTCGTGCGCCGCAACGACGGCGTCGCCAGCTACCAGCTCGCCGTCGTCGCCGATGACGCGGCCACCGGAATCACCCACGTGCTGCGCGGCGACGACCTGCTCTCCTCCACGCCCCGCCAGCTCCAGCTCTACGACGCCCTGGCGAAACGAGCGCCCGACTTCCTCCACGTCCCACTCGTGCACGGCGAGGACGGCAAGCGCCTCGCCAAGCGCGAGGGTGCCTTCGCCCTCGCTGAACTGCGCGAGCGCGGCGTCGCCCCCGAGCGCGTGCTGGGCCTGCTCGCCGCCTGGAGCGGGCTGGGCGACGGGACGCCCAGGACACTCGACGAGCTGCTGCGCGCCTTCTCCATCGAAGCCCTCCCCCGCTCGCCCGTGGTGGCGAGGGAAGCGGTGCTCATCGAGGCAGTCGGCCTGCGGTGA
- a CDS encoding AgmX/PglI C-terminal domain-containing protein produces MSQSSTTRWLALPLVCLSLLLLLAALAYWLTQPTSPPPPPPEEPIAQAPPPAPTPPPRLTPPPVVPPPAFPSPQSEVPIPEQPDKRRVIQTEFTLEEIHGDFRPEDIEAALKAVTPLVQQCFQDAAQRNRGPQAVKLRFNLESRGEGEGRMDKGEVLASTIPDPMVQACVVDSLLDIGFKTPSRGGRATVVYPFEFRVPLE; encoded by the coding sequence ATGTCCCAGAGCTCCACCACCCGCTGGCTCGCCCTGCCCCTGGTCTGCCTGAGCCTCCTCCTGCTCCTGGCCGCCCTGGCCTACTGGCTCACCCAACCCACCTCCCCGCCGCCGCCACCGCCCGAGGAGCCCATCGCCCAGGCGCCCCCGCCGGCCCCCACGCCGCCGCCCCGCCTCACCCCGCCGCCCGTGGTCCCGCCCCCCGCCTTCCCCTCGCCCCAGTCCGAGGTCCCCATCCCCGAGCAGCCCGACAAACGCCGCGTCATCCAGACCGAGTTCACCCTCGAGGAAATCCACGGTGACTTCCGCCCCGAGGACATCGAGGCCGCCCTCAAGGCGGTGACTCCGCTCGTGCAGCAATGTTTCCAGGATGCCGCACAGCGAAACCGGGGCCCACAAGCCGTGAAGCTGCGCTTCAACCTGGAGTCACGCGGCGAGGGCGAGGGGCGGATGGACAAGGGGGAGGTGCTGGCGAGCACCATCCCGGACCCGATGGTGCAGGCGTGCGTGGTGGACTCGCTGCTGGACATCGGGTTCAAGACGCCGTCCCGAGGGGGCCGGGCAACGGTGGTGTACCCCTTCGAGTTCCGCGTACCGTTGGAGTAA
- a CDS encoding SLC13 family permease: MTIAIVLAVVLIALVLFTIDSIPIEVSSLVVVCLLALTGVLTPRQAFEGFSNDTVIFIFTLLAMTQGLASTGVVQLVGQRLAFFARFGHQTFVMAMMVVVAAFSSVISNTVTTAAFLPVAIGAANRAKVPKSKVLLPLAYASMLGGMVFLYGTSTNLVMSAALERMGMRPIGVAELAPVGLPLAVIGILVVVVLGPLLLPSRVGKGSSEEWTLRDYLTEAVLPAGSRYLGKPLAEITEGLGLRVIGLLRDGKATSASPSQVLFGDERLLVEGSREDILRVKDLRGIEIRPDLRHADEAQLDEDTALVEAAVPPGSPLVGRSLKEAFFVERYGLVALALHRHPSLQRVTKLQLLGRIFGERRMSLLPLAVGDVLLLRGPKQKASELSDGASLTVLSGHEYQPPRYGKALLAVVLFLCALAAGSLDILPLSVAGLTGMLAMIATGCVDARKAFRVDWRVVLLIGSMMALGLAMEVSGAGKFLGQRVAELGDFGGPRTVLVALMLLTIVLSAPMSNQAAALVVLPVAVNAATQLGVDVRPFAIGVTLAASCSFITPLEPSCVLVYGPGHYRFTDFFRLGTPLTLLLVVVLTLAVPWVWPF, encoded by the coding sequence ATGACCATCGCCATCGTCCTGGCCGTCGTTCTCATCGCGCTGGTTCTGTTCACCATCGATAGCATCCCCATCGAGGTCAGCTCGCTGGTGGTGGTGTGCCTGTTGGCGCTGACGGGGGTGCTGACGCCCCGGCAGGCCTTCGAGGGCTTCAGCAACGACACCGTCATCTTCATCTTCACGCTGCTGGCGATGACGCAGGGGCTGGCCTCCACGGGGGTGGTGCAGCTCGTGGGTCAGCGGCTGGCCTTCTTCGCGCGCTTCGGCCACCAGACGTTCGTCATGGCGATGATGGTGGTGGTGGCGGCGTTCTCGTCCGTCATCTCCAACACGGTGACGACGGCGGCCTTCCTGCCGGTGGCCATCGGCGCGGCGAACCGGGCCAAGGTGCCCAAGAGCAAGGTGCTGCTGCCGCTGGCGTACGCGTCGATGCTGGGCGGCATGGTGTTCCTCTACGGCACGTCCACCAACCTGGTGATGTCCGCGGCGCTCGAGCGCATGGGGATGCGGCCCATCGGCGTGGCGGAGCTGGCGCCGGTGGGGCTGCCGTTGGCGGTCATCGGCATCCTCGTCGTGGTGGTGCTGGGGCCGCTGCTGTTGCCCTCGCGGGTGGGCAAGGGGAGCTCGGAGGAGTGGACGCTGCGCGACTACCTGACGGAGGCGGTGCTGCCCGCGGGCTCTCGCTACCTCGGCAAGCCGCTGGCGGAAATCACCGAGGGGCTGGGCCTGCGCGTCATCGGCCTCCTGCGCGACGGGAAGGCGACGTCGGCCTCGCCCTCGCAGGTGCTCTTCGGCGACGAGCGGCTGCTGGTCGAGGGCTCGCGGGAGGACATCCTCCGGGTGAAGGACCTGCGGGGCATCGAAATCCGTCCGGACCTGCGGCACGCGGACGAGGCGCAGCTCGACGAGGACACCGCGCTGGTGGAGGCCGCGGTGCCGCCGGGCAGCCCGCTGGTGGGGCGCAGCCTCAAGGAGGCGTTCTTCGTGGAGCGCTACGGCCTGGTGGCGCTGGCGCTGCACCGCCACCCGAGCCTCCAGCGCGTCACCAAGCTCCAGCTGTTGGGCCGCATCTTCGGCGAGCGGCGCATGTCGCTGTTGCCCCTGGCGGTGGGGGACGTGCTGCTGCTGCGCGGGCCCAAGCAGAAGGCGTCGGAGCTGTCGGACGGGGCGAGCCTGACGGTGTTGAGCGGCCACGAGTACCAGCCGCCGCGCTACGGCAAGGCGCTGCTCGCCGTGGTGCTGTTCCTGTGCGCGCTCGCCGCGGGCTCGCTGGACATCCTGCCGCTGTCGGTGGCGGGGCTCACCGGCATGCTGGCGATGATTGCGACGGGCTGCGTGGACGCGCGCAAGGCCTTCCGGGTGGACTGGCGGGTGGTGCTGCTCATCGGCTCCATGATGGCGCTGGGGCTGGCCATGGAGGTGAGCGGGGCGGGGAAGTTCCTGGGCCAGCGGGTGGCGGAGCTGGGGGACTTCGGCGGGCCGCGCACAGTGCTGGTGGCGCTGATGCTGCTCACCATCGTCCTGTCCGCGCCCATGTCCAACCAGGCCGCGGCGCTGGTGGTGCTGCCGGTGGCCGTCAACGCGGCGACGCAGCTGGGCGTGGACGTGCGCCCCTTCGCCATCGGCGTGACGCTGGCGGCCAGCTGCTCGTTCATCACGCCCTTGGAGCCCAGCTGCGTGCTGGTCTACGGCCCCGGGCACTACCGCTTCACGGACTTCTTCCGCCTGGGCACGCCGCTCACCCTGCTGCTCGTCGTGGTGCTGACGCTGGCGGTGCCGTGGGTGTGGCCCTTCTGA
- a CDS encoding tRNA-(ms[2]io[6]A)-hydroxylase → MSSRPTPSRRPLSGEGPVILHSATDPRWLPLALENFDAVLVDHAHCEKKAAANALSLLQAYPDLPGLPAQMARLAREESAHLARVLDIMEARGLTLTKDSGDPYAQGLQKLVRTPAAERRTDRLLVAAIIEARSCERLSLLAEGLTDPALARFYGELAQSEDGHQSLFFRLAVTASGGDDAPVRERMEWMLGHEARVLEDIGVRAAIH, encoded by the coding sequence ATGAGCAGCCGTCCCACGCCTTCCCGCCGCCCCCTCTCCGGAGAGGGCCCCGTCATCCTCCACTCGGCCACGGACCCGCGCTGGCTGCCGCTGGCGCTCGAGAACTTCGACGCCGTGCTGGTGGACCACGCCCACTGCGAGAAGAAGGCCGCCGCCAACGCGCTGTCGCTCCTGCAGGCCTACCCGGACCTGCCGGGGCTGCCCGCGCAGATGGCCCGCCTTGCGCGCGAGGAGAGCGCGCACCTGGCCCGCGTGCTCGACATCATGGAGGCGCGGGGACTCACGCTCACCAAGGACTCCGGAGACCCGTACGCGCAAGGGCTGCAGAAGCTGGTGCGCACCCCGGCCGCCGAGCGGCGCACGGACAGGCTGCTGGTCGCCGCCATCATCGAGGCGCGCTCCTGCGAGCGGCTGTCACTGCTCGCCGAGGGGCTGACGGACCCGGCGCTCGCGCGCTTCTACGGAGAGCTGGCCCAGTCCGAGGACGGCCACCAGTCGCTGTTCTTCCGGCTGGCCGTCACCGCGTCCGGAGGCGACGACGCGCCTGTGCGCGAGCGGATGGAGTGGATGCTCGGCCACGAGGCGCGGGTGCTCGAGGACATCGGCGTGCGCGCGGCCATCCACTGA